From Pseudomonadota bacterium, a single genomic window includes:
- the aceB gene encoding malate synthase A — translation MTTLLDVRGTMTLDYERILTPEALAFVEELVKRFGPRRKELLAIRVRRQQFFDAGGLPDFLPETKYVREGEWKVAPIPADLVDRRVEITGPVERKMIINALNSGANTFMADFEDASSPTWEQMMDGQVNLRDAIDGAISYTGPEGKVYRLNDGKLATLIVRPRGWHMKEKHVLLDDEPIPASLFDFGLFFFHNAKKLIAKGTAPYFYLPKMESRKEARLWNAVFLYAQDALGILRRTIRATALIETLTAAFEMHEFLYELREHAAGLNCGRWDYIFSFIKCLRNHPEFVLPDRSQLTMNQHFLHSYSRLLVQSCHRRGIHAMGGMAAQIPIKEDELANEEALAKVRADKEREAKDGHDGTWVAHPLLAPIAKAVFDKHMPGPNQIHNLREDVQVTAADLLRMPEGTITMKGLRHNISAALRYTDSWLSGKGAVPIAHLMEDAATAEISRAQLWQWIRYPRGVLEDGRKITLDVFRESLTQELAQVREEIGEQQFASCKFNEAARLLDKLVTTTKLPAFLTLEAYGML, via the coding sequence ATGACTACCCTGTTAGATGTCCGCGGCACGATGACTCTGGACTACGAACGCATCCTCACGCCCGAGGCCCTGGCGTTTGTGGAAGAGCTGGTCAAGAGATTCGGGCCGCGGCGTAAAGAGTTACTGGCGATCCGGGTCCGTCGGCAGCAGTTCTTCGATGCCGGCGGGCTGCCGGATTTTCTTCCCGAAACCAAGTACGTCCGTGAAGGCGAGTGGAAGGTCGCGCCCATCCCCGCCGATCTGGTGGACCGGCGGGTGGAGATCACTGGTCCGGTCGAACGCAAGATGATCATCAACGCGCTCAATTCCGGGGCGAATACCTTCATGGCGGACTTCGAGGACGCCTCGAGCCCTACTTGGGAGCAGATGATGGATGGGCAGGTCAACCTGCGCGACGCGATCGACGGCGCCATCTCCTACACCGGACCGGAGGGCAAGGTCTACCGGCTCAATGACGGCAAGCTCGCGACTCTCATCGTGCGCCCACGCGGCTGGCACATGAAGGAGAAGCATGTGCTGCTCGACGACGAACCGATTCCCGCGAGCCTGTTCGATTTCGGCTTGTTCTTTTTCCATAACGCCAAGAAACTGATCGCCAAGGGCACGGCGCCCTATTTCTATCTGCCCAAGATGGAAAGCCGCAAGGAGGCCCGCTTGTGGAATGCTGTATTTCTCTACGCCCAGGACGCGCTCGGTATCCTGCGGAGGACCATCCGCGCCACGGCGCTCATCGAAACGCTGACGGCCGCCTTTGAGATGCACGAGTTTCTTTACGAGCTGCGGGAGCATGCGGCGGGACTCAACTGCGGACGCTGGGATTACATCTTCAGCTTCATCAAGTGCCTGCGCAATCACCCCGAATTTGTGCTGCCGGATCGCAGCCAGTTGACCATGAACCAGCACTTCCTGCACTCCTACTCAAGGCTCTTAGTTCAGAGCTGTCATCGCCGCGGTATTCATGCGATGGGCGGAATGGCCGCCCAGATCCCGATCAAGGAGGATGAGCTTGCCAACGAGGAGGCCCTCGCCAAGGTGCGGGCCGATAAGGAGCGCGAGGCCAAAGACGGTCACGATGGAACCTGGGTGGCCCATCCCCTGCTCGCGCCGATCGCCAAAGCGGTATTCGACAAGCACATGCCGGGACCGAATCAGATCCACAACCTGCGAGAGGATGTACAGGTCACCGCCGCGGACCTGCTGCGCATGCCCGAGGGCACGATTACGATGAAGGGACTGCGGCACAACATCAGCGCCGCGCTGCGCTACACCGACTCCTGGCTGAGCGGGAAGGGGGCGGTGCCGATCGCCCATCTGATGGAAGACGCGGCGACCGCGGAGATCTCACGGGCACAACTCTGGCAGTGGATCCGCTATCCGAGGGGTGTGCTGGAAGACGGCCGCAAGATCACCCTGGACGTGTTCCGCGAGAGCCTGACTCAGGAACTGGCCCAAGTCCGGGAAGAGATCGGAGAGCAGCAATTCGCAAGCTGCAAGTTCAACGAGGCCGCAAGGCTCCTGGATAAGCTGGTGACGACGACCAAGCTACCGGCGTTCTTGACCTTGGAAGCCTACGGCATGCTGTAG
- a CDS encoding ABC transporter ATP-binding protein, protein MSAFLTISRLTKIYATPKGPAVIVRDFDLDVNTGEFVCLIGHSGCGKTTVLSMLAGLTEVTSGVMVLAGKEIKGPGPDRGMVFQYPCLLPWLSAFGNVMLGVDQVYYKASRTERHDLAEYYLSLVGLADAMHRRPAELSQGMRQRVGIARAFALAPKMLLLDEPFGMLDSLTRFELQKALLDLWGRDQKTAFMVTHDVDEALYLADRVVMMTNGPEAEVGKILNVRFPRPRDRKEIMDHPDYYRLREHLITFLEERAEKKLGITPDTPPHVNARIVDLAPPRYQDRNGLNPTGASVHGHPKRAESNR, encoded by the coding sequence ATGAGCGCATTTCTGACTATCTCTCGTCTCACCAAGATTTACGCTACGCCAAAAGGTCCGGCGGTGATCGTAAGAGACTTCGATCTTGATGTGAATACAGGCGAGTTTGTTTGCCTCATAGGGCATTCCGGCTGCGGAAAGACCACGGTGCTTTCCATGCTGGCCGGCCTAACCGAAGTCACGAGCGGCGTCATGGTGCTGGCCGGTAAAGAGATAAAGGGACCCGGACCCGATCGCGGCATGGTGTTTCAATACCCGTGTCTGTTGCCCTGGCTCTCGGCGTTCGGAAACGTGATGCTCGGGGTGGATCAGGTCTATTACAAGGCCAGCCGGACAGAGCGGCATGATCTCGCCGAGTACTATCTGAGCCTGGTCGGCCTCGCGGACGCGATGCACAGGCGGCCGGCGGAGCTTTCCCAGGGCATGCGCCAGCGTGTCGGTATAGCGCGCGCATTCGCCTTAGCGCCCAAGATGTTGCTCTTGGATGAACCTTTTGGGATGCTCGATTCCTTGACGCGTTTTGAATTACAAAAGGCGTTATTGGATCTGTGGGGGCGCGATCAGAAGACCGCGTTTATGGTGACCCACGACGTCGACGAAGCGCTCTATCTCGCCGACCGAGTGGTGATGATGACCAACGGGCCGGAGGCGGAGGTCGGCAAGATATTAAACGTGCGTTTTCCGCGTCCGCGCGATCGCAAAGAGATCATGGACCATCCGGACTATTACCGGCTCCGAGAACATCTGATCACTTTTCTTGAGGAGCGCGCCGAGAAAAAGCTTGGTATCACACCCGATACACCACCGCATGTCAATGCAAGGATCGTCGATCTCGCACCGCCTCGGTACCAAGACCGGAACGGTTTAAACCCTACCGGCGCGAGTGTGCATGGCCATCCCAAGCGGGCAGAAAGCAATCGATGA
- a CDS encoding ABC transporter ATP-binding protein has translation MAFLELERVSKAYRSNGVITPVLRDINLSVENGEFVAIVGYSGSGKTTLISLMAGLIQPDTGTITLDGAKISGPGPDRGIVFQNYSLLPWLTTYENVYLAVDQVFRDWSPAQKEAHAEKYIDMVNLLPALEKRPAELSGGMRQRVSVARALATDPRILLLDEPLSALDALTRATLQGEIAKIWDQDKKTVVLITNDVDEGILLADRIIPLTHGPDATLGPAVPVEIPRPRDRKAINHDPRFKQTRHQVMDFLLGVGVKHRKTVTRKLHLPEIEPEDLSYGKPSPSSLFRRGPLRSKEFKKETVEIET, from the coding sequence ATGGCTTTCTTGGAATTAGAGCGTGTCAGCAAAGCTTACCGTTCCAACGGCGTCATCACGCCGGTCCTGCGCGACATAAATCTCTCAGTCGAAAACGGCGAGTTTGTCGCCATCGTCGGTTATTCGGGCTCCGGCAAGACCACGCTCATTTCTTTGATGGCAGGATTGATCCAGCCCGATACCGGCACCATCACCTTAGACGGCGCTAAAATAAGCGGGCCAGGTCCGGACCGCGGGATAGTCTTTCAAAACTATTCGCTGCTGCCGTGGCTGACGACTTATGAAAATGTTTATCTGGCCGTGGACCAGGTTTTCCGGGACTGGTCACCCGCCCAAAAGGAGGCTCACGCGGAGAAATACATCGACATGGTAAATCTATTGCCCGCGCTGGAAAAGCGCCCGGCTGAGCTTTCCGGGGGCATGCGCCAGCGGGTGTCGGTCGCGCGCGCATTGGCCACCGACCCACGGATCTTGTTGCTCGATGAACCCCTCAGCGCCCTCGACGCGCTGACCCGGGCAACGCTCCAGGGCGAGATCGCTAAGATCTGGGATCAGGATAAGAAAACCGTGGTGCTCATCACCAACGATGTGGATGAAGGCATCCTGCTCGCGGACCGCATCATTCCATTGACCCATGGCCCCGATGCGACGCTGGGGCCCGCCGTGCCGGTCGAGATCCCTAGGCCGCGCGACCGTAAAGCCATAAATCACGACCCGCGGTTCAAGCAGACCCGGCACCAGGTGATGGACTTTCTCCTGGGTGTTGGCGTAAAACACCGCAAGACCGTTACCCGTAAACTCCATCTGCCGGAGATAGAACCTGAAGATTTATCCTATGGTAAGCCTTCACCATCTTCGCTGTTCCGCCGCGGCCCCCTGCGCAGCAAGGAATTCAAGAAAGAGACCGTGGAGATCGAGACTTAA
- the ntrB gene encoding nitrate ABC transporter permease has product MSKNRYDIDWLVLPMLGGMAVIGIWTLWSSLPGTNLPSPLKTWEVSKLYIVEPFAKRGELDQGILRFTWYSLVLVAKGYVLAILIGTPLGLLLGLSKMFAKSFDPIIQILRPVSPLAWLPLGLVLFQKSEPAALFTIAVCAMWPTVLNTAVGVRSVPQDYLNVARVLKLSRVKTLFKVLIPATMPYMFTGFRLSLGIAWLVIVAAEMLTGVPGVGGFLWQEYNSLIYEHIILCILTIGFVGFILDRLMSLVESRFKTI; this is encoded by the coding sequence ATGAGCAAGAACAGATATGACATTGATTGGCTCGTCCTGCCCATGCTAGGAGGAATGGCCGTGATTGGGATATGGACGCTGTGGAGCTCGCTGCCGGGCACCAACCTGCCTTCCCCTCTGAAGACCTGGGAGGTGAGCAAACTCTACATCGTGGAGCCTTTTGCGAAACGCGGCGAGCTGGACCAGGGTATTCTCAGGTTCACCTGGTATTCGCTGGTGCTGGTCGCCAAGGGCTACGTACTGGCCATTTTGATAGGCACGCCGCTGGGTCTTCTCCTCGGGCTTTCGAAGATGTTTGCCAAGAGCTTCGATCCCATTATTCAGATCCTGCGTCCGGTCTCGCCGCTTGCCTGGTTGCCGTTGGGTCTGGTGCTGTTCCAGAAATCGGAACCGGCCGCGCTCTTTACCATCGCCGTGTGCGCGATGTGGCCCACGGTATTGAATACCGCGGTGGGCGTACGTTCGGTCCCCCAAGACTATCTCAATGTCGCGCGGGTCCTGAAATTGTCGCGGGTGAAAACTCTGTTCAAGGTATTAATCCCGGCCACCATGCCCTACATGTTTACCGGCTTCCGGTTGAGCCTTGGCATCGCCTGGTTGGTCATTGTCGCGGCGGAAATGCTGACCGGCGTGCCTGGCGTCGGCGGGTTCCTCTGGCAGGAATACAACAGCCTCATCTACGAGCACATTATCTTGTGCATTCTCACCATCGGTTTTGTCGGTTTCATACTCGACCGGCTCATGAGCTTGGTGGAATCCCGATTCAAAACCATTTGA
- a CDS encoding ABC transporter substrate-binding protein, which yields MKNNAADRSQGNVTTHETQSASAGASEISRRQFLTTAAKGLGAAALLSSGLPRGWIGGAYADEGPETSNIKFGMIALTDCSPIVIAHEKGFFRKYGINSTVSKGANWAAIRDSLSNGDIQATHMLIGMPIASTMGLLGSPKKPMIAPWILNRNGQSITLKADLKGKVVADPKALKPLVEEAKKAGEPMTFAMTFPPGTHAMWMRFYLGAGGINPDKDVALITIPPPQMIANINVGKMDGFCVGEPWNARAVIEAIGFTSVNTQDIWKDHPEKVCAFTEEFADQNPRTVKAVLKALHEASVWLDKMENRSEQSEIVSKATYINCPPEIILSRLQGHYDFGDGRKTEDPNYMIFSERNCNYPQPKYAKWFLSQFRRWGMVEGPPDYEGIAKQVMRTDLYEEAMKEIGYKHGGLSNAPETLFDGKTFDPAKAEEYATAFEVHSMKG from the coding sequence ATGAAAAACAACGCAGCGGATCGATCCCAAGGTAACGTCACAACGCATGAAACACAGTCCGCTTCGGCAGGAGCATCGGAGATCAGCCGCCGTCAGTTTTTAACCACGGCCGCCAAAGGCTTGGGTGCCGCGGCCCTACTATCATCCGGGCTGCCAAGAGGCTGGATCGGCGGGGCCTATGCCGATGAGGGGCCGGAAACCTCGAATATAAAGTTCGGGATGATCGCGCTCACGGACTGCTCTCCGATCGTCATCGCCCACGAGAAGGGCTTCTTCAGAAAATACGGCATCAACTCCACGGTCAGCAAAGGCGCCAACTGGGCAGCCATTCGCGACTCGCTCTCCAACGGTGATATTCAGGCTACTCACATGCTGATCGGGATGCCGATCGCTTCCACCATGGGGCTTTTGGGTTCGCCTAAGAAACCTATGATCGCCCCGTGGATCCTCAACCGCAACGGCCAGTCCATTACCTTGAAAGCCGATTTGAAAGGCAAGGTGGTGGCCGATCCCAAAGCCCTTAAACCGCTGGTTGAGGAGGCAAAGAAAGCAGGCGAACCGATGACCTTCGCGATGACGTTCCCGCCCGGGACGCACGCCATGTGGATGCGTTTTTATCTTGGCGCGGGGGGGATCAACCCGGACAAGGACGTCGCCCTCATCACCATTCCGCCTCCGCAGATGATAGCCAACATAAATGTGGGGAAGATGGACGGATTTTGTGTCGGGGAACCGTGGAACGCACGCGCCGTCATCGAAGCGATCGGGTTTACGTCGGTCAACACCCAAGATATTTGGAAGGATCATCCGGAAAAGGTGTGCGCCTTCACCGAGGAATTTGCGGATCAGAATCCAAGGACCGTGAAGGCTGTCCTGAAAGCCTTGCACGAGGCGAGCGTGTGGTTGGACAAGATGGAAAACCGCTCCGAGCAGTCCGAGATCGTCTCCAAGGCGACTTACATTAACTGTCCGCCGGAAATCATCCTGAGCCGCTTGCAGGGTCATTACGATTTCGGCGACGGCCGCAAAACGGAAGACCCCAACTACATGATCTTCAGCGAGCGTAACTGCAACTATCCTCAACCGAAATACGCAAAGTGGTTTCTGAGCCAATTTCGCCGCTGGGGCATGGTCGAGGGCCCGCCCGATTACGAGGGCATTGCCAAACAGGTGATGCGGACGGATCTCTATGAGGAGGCGATGAAGGAGATCGGTTATAAGCACGGGGGGCTCAGTAACGCCCCGGAAACCCTGTTCGACGGCAAGACGTTTGATCCTGCAAAGGCGGAAGAGTACGCCACTGCGTTCGAAGTCCACAGCATGAAAGGATAG
- a CDS encoding alginate export family protein, whose protein sequence is MTRAVRSRHYTAAFVGLLGTGVAGPLYAGDNLIDALTGGKVDLYLRYRFEFVDDDNCVVSGCPPTDNRPLEAAYANTLRTALGYSTGLFYDFGAYVQFEDVRAADNDAYNDGGANGVVDKAVVVDPEGTEIQQANLRYAGLPYTALKLGRQEIEHRQAPLHRYIGNILWRQNWQSFDGFRALNEYLPATVIDYAYVWNTNRIFGEDNEIPDRSDFRMDSHFINVQYSGFPYGKFEPYTYLLAFESNASEGFSTATFGLRFQGAYDLISYPVSILYTGELAHQIDYAENPADIDVNYYLGELGATHTFIDSPIEAVTVKASYEVLEGDGPELVTGCCGGRVARAFQTPLGTNHTFQGWADRFLITPADGIEDLFVTLQMKVWGATFMAMWHDFSANDADYDYGTEWDLVLEKPIANNLLVGVKYAYYDASGDALNQARNSISGQAFDLEKAWTYVQFKF, encoded by the coding sequence ATGACTCGCGCCGTTCGATCACGACATTATACCGCCGCGTTCGTGGGCCTTTTGGGCACGGGCGTGGCCGGCCCACTCTACGCCGGCGACAACCTTATCGATGCGTTGACGGGAGGGAAGGTAGACCTGTACCTGCGCTATCGCTTTGAATTCGTGGATGACGATAATTGCGTAGTTTCGGGCTGCCCGCCGACGGACAATCGGCCACTCGAAGCGGCCTACGCGAACACCCTACGCACCGCGCTCGGGTACAGCACGGGGCTCTTCTATGACTTCGGGGCCTACGTCCAGTTCGAGGACGTACGCGCGGCCGACAACGATGCCTACAACGACGGGGGCGCCAACGGCGTCGTCGACAAGGCCGTGGTGGTGGACCCGGAGGGCACCGAGATCCAGCAGGCCAATCTTCGCTACGCGGGTCTCCCTTATACCGCACTCAAGCTCGGGCGTCAGGAGATCGAACATCGCCAGGCGCCCTTGCACCGCTACATCGGCAATATCCTATGGCGGCAGAACTGGCAGAGCTTCGATGGATTCCGGGCGCTGAACGAATATCTGCCGGCAACGGTGATCGACTATGCCTATGTGTGGAACACCAACCGCATCTTCGGCGAGGACAACGAGATCCCGGACCGCAGTGACTTTCGCATGGACAGTCACTTCATTAATGTACAGTACAGCGGGTTCCCGTACGGGAAATTCGAACCGTATACCTATTTGCTGGCCTTCGAAAGCAATGCGTCGGAGGGATTTTCGACGGCCACCTTCGGCCTGCGTTTTCAAGGTGCGTATGACCTCATCAGCTACCCGGTTTCCATCCTCTACACCGGTGAGCTCGCACATCAAATTGACTATGCCGAAAACCCAGCCGATATCGATGTCAACTATTACCTAGGCGAACTCGGCGCCACCCATACGTTCATCGATAGTCCCATCGAGGCGGTTACCGTGAAAGCGAGCTACGAGGTGTTGGAAGGCGATGGCCCAGAGCTGGTGACCGGCTGTTGCGGCGGGCGCGTCGCTCGCGCCTTCCAGACGCCTCTCGGCACGAATCACACCTTCCAAGGTTGGGCCGACCGCTTCCTGATCACCCCGGCCGACGGCATCGAGGACCTCTTCGTCACCTTGCAGATGAAAGTCTGGGGCGCCACTTTCATGGCCATGTGGCACGACTTTTCGGCGAATGACGCCGATTACGATTACGGCACGGAATGGGACCTGGTGCTGGAGAAACCGATCGCGAATAACCTCCTCGTCGGGGTCAAATACGCCTATTACGACGCTTCTGGCGATGCGCTCAATCAGGCGCGAAACAGCATCTCGGGGCAGGCCTTCGATCTCGAGAAGGCCTGGACCTATGTGCAGTTTAAGTTTTAG
- a CDS encoding OprD family porin yields the protein MRATWVFGLLIITSLSIPTTALGAETLKEVISEGKVSGAVRSYYNFRDFDTKPDTSAFALGGHLHAETAPLYGATVGGTFYMSDDVGTRDEDPARRNTNLPDDAYVFGEAYFQYRGFDTVFGIGRQKIDTPLANPSDAFMIPITFETISLSNTSIKNLTVSAYYLDRIKNRPSDEFVNVGRFTTDRLGMAKSSNRGTGIMGAVYSAKSMKLQGWGYFFPDLFHVAYLQADYSFPQVWGVTPDLAAQYIYEGNSGDDFLGDVDVNGFGVKISGKRGPFGLLFAYNHVVSEGGAFRNGAVLAPFSFATGPLFTNSMVETLENSDAGDAFRVALDYKFWDPFTARVSFVAYERDIAPDTTETDIDLTYDALKGFLEGLSFRIRLGIIESGTASADLVELRPQLQYVF from the coding sequence ATGAGAGCGACATGGGTCTTCGGTCTACTAATCATCACTAGCCTGAGTATACCGACTACTGCACTGGGCGCGGAAACCCTCAAGGAAGTCATCTCGGAAGGGAAGGTGAGCGGCGCGGTTCGCTCTTACTACAACTTCAGGGACTTTGATACCAAACCCGATACCTCGGCATTCGCCCTGGGTGGACACCTGCACGCCGAAACTGCACCCCTGTACGGTGCTACTGTGGGTGGGACCTTTTACATGTCAGACGACGTAGGCACCAGAGACGAGGACCCGGCGCGGAGGAATACTAACCTACCCGACGATGCGTATGTTTTCGGCGAGGCCTATTTTCAGTATCGGGGCTTCGACACCGTGTTCGGCATCGGTCGGCAGAAAATCGACACGCCGCTCGCAAATCCTTCGGACGCCTTTATGATCCCTATTACCTTCGAGACGATCAGTCTCTCGAATACGAGTATCAAGAATCTGACGGTCAGTGCCTACTACCTGGACCGCATCAAGAATCGACCGAGCGACGAGTTCGTGAACGTTGGGCGGTTCACCACCGATCGCCTGGGGATGGCGAAATCTTCCAACCGAGGCACCGGCATTATGGGTGCGGTGTACAGTGCGAAATCAATGAAGCTGCAAGGCTGGGGCTACTTCTTTCCCGATCTCTTTCACGTCGCCTATCTGCAGGCCGATTACTCCTTCCCGCAAGTCTGGGGCGTGACCCCCGATCTGGCGGCACAGTATATTTATGAAGGGAATAGTGGCGACGACTTCCTGGGGGACGTCGATGTGAACGGCTTCGGCGTAAAGATCAGTGGCAAGCGGGGTCCTTTCGGCCTTCTATTCGCCTACAACCACGTCGTGAGCGAGGGCGGCGCGTTCAGGAACGGGGCTGTGCTGGCGCCGTTCTCCTTTGCCACCGGCCCGCTGTTCACGAATTCGATGGTGGAGACGCTGGAGAATAGCGACGCTGGCGACGCCTTCAGAGTCGCGCTCGACTACAAATTCTGGGACCCTTTCACTGCCAGGGTGAGTTTTGTCGCCTACGAGCGCGACATCGCTCCGGATACGACGGAGACGGACATCGATCTCACCTACGACGCCTTGAAGGGATTTCTTGAAGGGCTCTCCTTCCGCATCCGGTTGGGCATCATCGAATCAGGCACAGCCAGCGCGGACCTCGTGGAGCTGAGACCGCAGCTTCAGTACGTATTCTAA
- a CDS encoding c-type cytochrome, translating to MAPPTGIPALVARVVGTLLWLGAGTAAADSIDSSGQAPHERCGYCHELDGNSRMERFPRLAGQTVDYLVKQLRDFRSHQRAGTMQATAELLSDADIAAVARYFNAQSPRSTATLAAMQDRKTAEQLHRRGDGTRGIPACSSCHGANGEGRGGNPRLAGQHAAYLETQLLDFKHGKRRNDIDGVMRAVVSATSEGELQALAQYFASFGAAK from the coding sequence GTGGCACCGCCGACCGGCATCCCGGCGCTCGTTGCCCGTGTCGTGGGCACGCTGCTGTGGCTCGGGGCGGGAACGGCTGCGGCGGACTCTATCGATAGCAGCGGGCAAGCACCGCACGAACGTTGTGGTTATTGTCACGAGCTCGACGGCAATTCGCGCATGGAGAGATTCCCGCGTCTGGCCGGGCAGACGGTCGACTACCTGGTCAAACAGCTGCGCGATTTCCGGTCGCACCAGCGCGCCGGTACCATGCAAGCGACGGCGGAACTACTGAGCGACGCCGATATCGCCGCGGTCGCGCGCTACTTCAATGCGCAGTCGCCGCGCAGCACAGCGACGCTGGCGGCGATGCAGGATCGAAAGACCGCGGAGCAGCTCCACCGGCGCGGTGACGGCACACGCGGCATTCCGGCGTGCAGCAGTTGTCACGGTGCCAACGGCGAGGGACGTGGCGGCAATCCGCGTCTGGCCGGGCAGCACGCGGCATACTTGGAAACGCAGCTGCTGGATTTTAAACACGGCAAGCGCCGCAACGATATCGACGGCGTGATGCGCGCGGTAGTGTCGGCCACGAGCGAAGGCGAGCTTCAGGCGCTGGCGCAATACTTCGCGAGTTTCGGCGCCGCGAAGTAA
- a CDS encoding SCO family protein, producing MLALAGAAGWLLAGTRPAVLPDDLRDVLLSNPVKLTPLRLIDQHGLTVTESSFVGQWTLLTFGFIHCHDVCPVNLAQFGAIKRALAQQYPKLAQPRYMFVSVDPGRDTPAHLAQYLSGFDRSFIGVTGDAAQIKTLEQPFATFHRLEQPSAVGDYRVSHSGEIFLLDPAGRVYARFVPPLEPTQVARQLSSIIALYTQAPRPTTVPST from the coding sequence GTGCTCGCGCTGGCCGGCGCCGCTGGATGGTTACTCGCGGGCACGCGCCCGGCGGTGCTGCCGGACGATCTGCGCGACGTGCTGCTGAGCAATCCGGTAAAACTCACGCCGCTGCGCCTCATCGACCAGCACGGACTGACCGTCACCGAGTCTTCGTTCGTCGGTCAATGGACCTTGCTCACGTTCGGATTCATTCACTGCCACGACGTGTGCCCGGTTAACCTGGCACAGTTCGGCGCGATCAAGCGGGCGTTAGCGCAGCAATATCCCAAACTCGCGCAGCCGCGCTACATGTTCGTCAGTGTGGATCCGGGGCGCGACACGCCGGCGCATCTGGCACAGTATCTGTCGGGTTTTGACCGCAGTTTCATCGGCGTGACCGGCGACGCCGCGCAGATAAAGACGCTCGAGCAACCGTTCGCGACTTTCCATCGCCTGGAACAACCGTCGGCCGTCGGCGACTACCGCGTGAGCCACAGCGGCGAAATTTTTCTGCTCGATCCCGCGGGGCGCGTGTACGCGCGCTTCGTTCCGCCGCTCGAACCGACGCAGGTCGCACGGCAGTTGAGTTCCATCATAGCGTTGTATACGCAGGCGCCGCGGCCAACCACGGTACCCAGCACGTGA
- a CDS encoding ABC transporter permease: MDELSDAIADANTLPTAMPDVLLAKARRRAARRKTPAGIPWRSYLVRTLAIVGAILLWQLASAAKLKFIISFENIPTPMVVGERFLQLLSTPQFYMHIGVSMRRILIAFTLATGLGVTVGVLMGRLRIATDIMMPYIEILRPIPAVAWIPLAILMFPTEESSIIYITFLGAFFPIVLNTVHGVQQTPDTLIRIALSFGANTWSMLWHVILPGALPSIMAGLAIGMGVSWFSLLAGEIISGQYGIGYFTWNSYSLVEYPNIIVGMLTIGALGTLSTWLVRQASKPALRWQEERD, from the coding sequence ATGGACGAGCTGTCCGACGCCATCGCTGACGCGAACACGCTGCCAACCGCGATGCCCGACGTGCTGTTGGCCAAGGCGCGACGCCGTGCAGCGCGGCGCAAGACGCCAGCCGGCATTCCCTGGCGCAGCTATCTGGTACGCACGCTTGCTATCGTCGGCGCGATCCTGCTGTGGCAGCTGGCCTCGGCCGCCAAGCTAAAGTTCATCATCAGTTTTGAAAACATCCCGACACCGATGGTCGTCGGCGAGCGTTTCCTGCAGCTGCTGTCCACTCCGCAGTTCTATATGCACATTGGCGTGAGTATGAGACGCATCCTGATCGCCTTCACCCTCGCGACCGGTCTCGGCGTCACGGTCGGCGTGCTCATGGGTCGCCTGCGCATCGCCACCGACATCATGATGCCCTACATCGAAATCCTGCGGCCGATCCCGGCGGTGGCCTGGATCCCGCTCGCGATCCTGATGTTTCCGACCGAGGAGTCGAGCATCATTTATATCACCTTCCTCGGTGCCTTCTTCCCGATCGTGTTGAACACCGTGCACGGCGTGCAACAGACACCGGACACGCTGATTCGGATAGCGCTGTCTTTCGGCGCCAACACCTGGTCGATGTTGTGGCACGTCATTTTGCCGGGCGCACTGCCGAGCATCATGGCCGGGCTCGCCATCGGCATGGGCGTGTCGTGGTTCTCGTTGCTGGCCGGCGAAATCATCAGCGGCCAATATGGCATCGGTTACTTCACGTGGAACTCGTACTCACTGGTCGAGTATCCCAACATCATCGTCGGCATGCTCACCATCGGCGCACTCGGGACGCTCTCAACCTGGCTCGTGCGTCAGGCGTCCAAGCCGGCGCTGCGCTGGCAGGAGGAGCGTGACTGA